A genomic region of Deltaproteobacteria bacterium contains the following coding sequences:
- a CDS encoding methylmalonyl-CoA mutase, translating into MNDDRKRIEEARQVWEEKLLHPRVKRFRLSQSPTRFYTPLDRGEDRFLEKVGFPGWYPFTSGNNPFDFWRAYAADAAKLGFRPDWGGAGRVGKYGGFGTAADYRDYLLRMQSMGRKGGPNIAFDLVTQCGYDSDSPYAEGEVGRVGVAVDSFRDFQVIYEAYTGDLNIDRVPSNYTINAPAAVIIAMYAALAKKRGVPLEVLEGTPQNDILKEFIARGTYIFPPAPSMRLFRDICVFCTKYMPKLNICSIGGYHIREAGATRVQDLAFSMANGKAYIEAALEGGLAIDEFAPQMTFNAFGGSMEIYQEIALQRAARRMWARMLKERFGAENPRSMMIRQPITAHIGCSSTTLQRPLNNLARAVVGGMAAGMSGGIPGAYPPFDEPLGLGHSLEAVQLQIDATRIMIYEAKVADVADPWAGSYFMESLTDETETAALEEMEKIEDMGGAVEAVSYMAGAVARSAYERQKKIENQEEFVVGVNCFTGETEMEVTVNRMMEATYDPGLMRTAEERQKAALEQLKRERNDRAVSNSLKMLEKKAEDVGENVMPAVCECVENEATLQEICDVLRGVFGQAEPIKL; encoded by the coding sequence ATGAATGACGATCGGAAGAGGATCGAAGAGGCCCGGCAGGTCTGGGAAGAGAAACTGTTGCATCCCCGGGTGAAGCGGTTTCGCTTATCTCAGAGCCCCACCCGCTTTTATACTCCCCTTGACCGGGGTGAAGACCGGTTTCTTGAAAAGGTCGGATTCCCTGGATGGTACCCCTTTACGAGCGGGAACAATCCCTTTGATTTCTGGCGGGCCTATGCCGCCGACGCGGCAAAGCTTGGGTTCCGGCCCGATTGGGGAGGCGCGGGAAGGGTCGGAAAATACGGTGGGTTCGGAACGGCCGCCGATTACCGGGATTATCTTCTGAGGATGCAGTCCATGGGGAGGAAAGGGGGGCCGAATATCGCCTTCGATCTGGTGACACAGTGCGGGTATGATTCCGACAGCCCCTATGCCGAGGGAGAGGTGGGACGTGTCGGTGTCGCCGTCGATTCCTTCAGGGATTTTCAGGTCATCTATGAAGCATATACAGGTGACCTGAACATCGACCGCGTCCCTTCAAATTACACCATCAACGCCCCGGCCGCCGTTATCATCGCCATGTACGCCGCGCTGGCGAAGAAGAGAGGCGTACCCCTGGAGGTACTGGAAGGAACGCCTCAGAATGATATCCTCAAGGAGTTCATTGCCCGCGGCACCTACATATTTCCACCTGCCCCATCAATGAGGCTGTTCAGGGACATCTGTGTTTTTTGCACGAAATACATGCCCAAGCTTAACATCTGCAGTATCGGCGGATATCACATCAGGGAGGCGGGTGCCACGAGAGTTCAGGACCTTGCCTTTTCCATGGCGAACGGGAAGGCCTACATCGAGGCTGCCCTGGAGGGCGGCCTTGCCATAGACGAATTCGCCCCGCAGATGACCTTCAACGCCTTTGGCGGCAGCATGGAAATATATCAGGAAATAGCCCTTCAACGTGCGGCGCGTCGCATGTGGGCGCGGATGCTCAAGGAACGTTTCGGTGCGGAAAATCCTCGCAGCATGATGATCCGCCAGCCGATAACGGCCCATATCGGCTGTTCAAGCACGACACTGCAGCGCCCCCTGAACAACCTGGCGCGAGCTGTCGTTGGAGGAATGGCGGCGGGCATGTCGGGCGGCATTCCCGGAGCCTACCCGCCATTTGACGAGCCTCTCGGCCTCGGCCATAGCCTCGAGGCGGTGCAGCTTCAGATAGATGCGACGCGCATCATGATATACGAGGCCAAGGTAGCCGATGTGGCTGATCCCTGGGCGGGCTCCTATTTCATGGAATCCCTGACGGACGAAACGGAGACGGCTGCCCTGGAGGAAATGGAAAAGATCGAGGACATGGGGGGGGCCGTGGAGGCCGTCAGCTACATGGCCGGGGCGGTTGCCCGGAGTGCCTATGAACGGCAGAAAAAGATAGAGAACCAGGAGGAGTTCGTCGTCGGGGTGAACTGTTTCACCGGGGAGACCGAGATGGAGGTGACCGTGAATAGGATGATGGAGGCCACCTATGATCCCGGGCTGATGCGGACCGCCGAGGAACGGCAGAAAGCCGCCCTGGAGCAACTGAAGAGGGAGCGGAACGACCGTGCTGTCTCGAACTCATTGAAAATGCTGGAGAAAAAAGCTGAGGACGTGGGTGAGAACGTCATGCCGGCCGTCTGCGAATGCGTGGAGAATGAAGCGACCCTGCAGGAGATCTGCGATGTTCTCCGCGGTGTTTTCGGTCAGGCGGAACCGATAAAAC
- a CDS encoding cobalamin B12-binding domain-containing protein, giving the protein MGETNKIRVLIAKPGLDGHERGARVVAFGLRDAGFEVIYTGLRQTPDQIVNAAIQEDVNVVGLSILSGAHLSLTRKVMEGLRARNADDIMLIVGGIIPADDLPALREIGVSGVFTAGTAIPEIAEFIRRHIAGP; this is encoded by the coding sequence ATGGGAGAGACGAACAAGATACGGGTTCTTATCGCCAAACCCGGACTGGACGGACATGAACGGGGGGCCCGGGTCGTTGCGTTCGGATTGCGCGATGCCGGGTTCGAGGTCATCTACACGGGGCTGCGACAGACACCCGATCAGATCGTGAACGCCGCGATCCAGGAGGACGTGAACGTGGTGGGACTTTCGATCCTTTCAGGGGCGCATCTCTCACTGACCCGGAAGGTCATGGAGGGATTGCGGGCCCGGAATGCCGATGACATCATGCTCATCGTCGGGGGTATCATCCCCGCCGATGACCTCCCGGCACTCAGGGAAATTGGTGTTTCCGGCGTATTCACGGCCGGCACCGCCATACCGGAAATAGCCGAGTTCATACGCCGGCATATCGCGGGGCCCTGA
- a CDS encoding sigma 54-interacting transcriptional regulator gives MEGRDPHKELEEQILRLNSRIVDLEESIKGFERKNQFFEMLIKSLPGLFYVFDDTFQIHKWNKNVETVTGYDAQEIMTRSIFEIFDGDDLVLIQKAIENVFRTGTGVAEADLVTKEGRRIPYFFTGVSAEIGGIPYLLGMGLDISKRKEAENSLRESEALYRIFAERMTEGVVLFHEFRILFVNNAFALMLGYSEPDELLGRDIMGVVAKDFEMYFKEMFESLEAGVSTERFYQARWGMRDHKEIWIEGRGNRIQWKKRPAVLLTARDITESKLKEITMQEEAAHLRRENITLRSSIRDRYRFGNIIGKSGAMQQVYELILNSAATNANVIIYGESGTGKELVAKAIHDMSSRAGKSFVTVNCAAIPESLVESEFFGHLRGAYTGAHSDKQGYLDSADGGTLFLDEVGELGLNMQAKLLRAIEGGGYSPVGGTISRHSDFRIIAATNKNLQELSRRGLMREDFFYRIHILPIHLPALRNRRDDIPLLVEHFLRLYSPDRKLPAVSGQVLEALINYDWPGNVRELQNVIQRYLTVKRIDFLTRAPGDEGIAPDRTIDAPRKEDLRTLNLRTNVENLEREVIQRTLEEYHWNRCKTAEALMISRKTLSRKMKRFGLS, from the coding sequence ATGGAAGGAAGAGACCCTCATAAGGAACTGGAGGAACAGATTCTTCGCCTGAACAGCCGGATCGTGGACCTCGAGGAATCCATAAAGGGGTTCGAACGGAAAAACCAGTTCTTTGAGATGCTGATCAAGAGCCTGCCGGGACTTTTCTATGTCTTTGACGACACCTTCCAGATTCACAAGTGGAATAAAAATGTCGAGACCGTCACCGGGTATGACGCGCAGGAAATAATGACGCGCAGCATCTTTGAGATCTTTGACGGCGATGACCTGGTGCTCATACAGAAGGCCATCGAAAACGTCTTCCGCACGGGGACCGGCGTGGCCGAGGCAGACCTTGTCACGAAGGAAGGGCGGAGGATTCCCTATTTCTTCACGGGGGTCAGTGCCGAGATCGGGGGAATACCTTACCTGCTCGGCATGGGCCTCGATATCAGCAAGCGTAAAGAGGCCGAGAACTCCCTGCGCGAGTCAGAGGCGCTCTACCGGATATTTGCCGAACGCATGACCGAGGGGGTGGTGCTCTTCCACGAATTCAGGATCCTTTTCGTCAATAATGCTTTTGCCCTGATGCTGGGGTATTCCGAACCGGACGAGTTGCTGGGCCGGGACATCATGGGCGTGGTGGCCAAGGATTTCGAGATGTATTTCAAGGAGATGTTCGAATCCCTCGAGGCCGGCGTCTCCACTGAGCGGTTCTATCAGGCACGGTGGGGCATGCGGGACCACAAGGAGATATGGATCGAGGGACGGGGAAACCGGATCCAATGGAAGAAACGGCCGGCGGTTCTTCTCACGGCCCGCGATATCACCGAATCGAAGCTGAAAGAGATCACTATGCAGGAAGAGGCGGCCCACCTGAGACGTGAAAATATCACGCTCCGCTCTTCCATCCGCGACCGCTACCGCTTCGGCAACATCATCGGCAAAAGCGGGGCCATGCAGCAGGTGTATGAACTTATACTCAATTCCGCCGCCACGAACGCGAACGTGATCATCTACGGCGAGTCGGGTACGGGAAAGGAACTTGTGGCGAAGGCAATTCATGATATGAGCAGCCGCGCGGGAAAGTCCTTTGTGACCGTGAATTGCGCGGCCATTCCGGAAAGTCTTGTTGAAAGTGAGTTCTTCGGGCATCTTCGGGGGGCCTATACGGGGGCCCATAGTGATAAACAGGGCTACCTCGATTCCGCAGACGGCGGTACATTGTTTCTGGACGAAGTTGGTGAACTGGGATTGAACATGCAGGCAAAACTCCTTCGGGCCATAGAGGGGGGCGGGTATTCACCGGTGGGCGGCACCATAAGCAGGCACTCCGATTTCAGGATCATCGCGGCCACGAACAAGAATCTCCAGGAACTGTCGCGACGGGGGCTCATGCGGGAAGATTTTTTCTACCGTATCCATATCCTTCCGATCCACCTGCCGGCGCTGAGGAATCGCCGCGATGACATTCCGCTTCTGGTGGAACACTTTTTGCGGCTCTATTCGCCGGATCGAAAACTTCCGGCGGTCTCCGGGCAGGTCCTCGAGGCCCTGATAAATTACGACTGGCCCGGTAATGTGCGGGAGTTGCAGAACGTCATCCAGCGGTATCTCACAGTGAAGCGCATCGATTTCCTGACGCGAGCCCCGGGAGACGAGGGCATCGCGCCGGACAGGACGATCGACGCCCCGAGAAAGGAGGATCTTAGAACTCTGAACCTCCGTACGAATGTCGAAAACCTCGAAAGGGAAGTGATCCAGAGGACGCTTGAAGAGTATCACTGGAACCGTTGCAAGACCGCTGAGGCCCTCATGATATCCCGCAAGACCCTTTCGAGAAAGATGAAGCGGTTTGGTCTATCGTGA
- a CDS encoding TraB/GumN family protein: MIEDKNVHRVVSGEREIIIVGTAHVSRESADLVERVIRDEQPESVCVELCRSRYEAIRQKANWEEMDIFKIIREKRTALLLSQLIMASFQKKLAEKFGINPGEEMLRAIQTAEETGAGIVLADRDIRTTMTRTWRSMSFLKKMRFLFELILSLLSTDDISEEDIEKLKEQDVLELAMQTFGKKMPALKTILIDERDRYMAHAIDTTPGRKVLAVVGAGHVRGILNSIGTETDIEELSSIPPGKPWTRWIAWGIPVFIVGIIAAGFFKAGGEAGLNMIKWWVAVNAILAGLGAVVVLAHPLTILSSIVAAPITSMNPTIAAGWVAGLVEATVRKPQVRDFIDLREDISSIRGFWRNKITRILLLVAFVNLGSSIGTFVAIPLMMRFLNQ, translated from the coding sequence ATGATCGAAGACAAGAACGTCCACCGGGTCGTCTCGGGGGAACGGGAGATCATAATCGTCGGCACCGCTCATGTATCGCGGGAAAGCGCCGATCTCGTGGAACGGGTGATCAGGGACGAGCAACCGGAATCCGTCTGTGTCGAACTCTGCCGTTCCCGCTATGAGGCCATCAGGCAGAAGGCGAACTGGGAGGAAATGGACATCTTCAAGATCATCCGGGAAAAACGGACCGCCCTTCTCCTTTCTCAGCTGATAATGGCTTCGTTCCAGAAAAAACTGGCAGAGAAATTCGGCATCAACCCCGGTGAGGAGATGCTGCGGGCCATTCAGACGGCGGAAGAAACGGGAGCCGGGATTGTCCTCGCCGACCGCGATATCCGGACCACCATGACGCGGACATGGCGCTCCATGAGCTTCCTCAAGAAGATGCGGTTTCTCTTCGAACTTATCCTGTCGCTCCTCAGCACCGACGATATCAGCGAGGAGGACATAGAAAAGCTCAAGGAGCAGGATGTTCTTGAACTGGCCATGCAGACCTTCGGGAAGAAGATGCCCGCCCTCAAGACGATCCTCATCGATGAACGGGACCGTTACATGGCCCACGCCATAGACACGACCCCGGGCCGGAAGGTCCTGGCCGTCGTCGGCGCCGGTCACGTGCGGGGCATTCTGAATTCGATCGGAACGGAAACGGATATCGAGGAACTGAGTTCCATACCGCCCGGGAAGCCCTGGACACGCTGGATCGCCTGGGGAATCCCCGTGTTCATCGTCGGCATCATCGCGGCCGGTTTTTTCAAAGCCGGGGGCGAGGCCGGCCTCAACATGATCAAATGGTGGGTCGCCGTGAACGCGATCCTGGCAGGTCTGGGGGCCGTCGTCGTCCTCGCCCATCCGCTGACCATTCTGTCTTCCATCGTGGCGGCGCCGATCACATCGATGAACCCGACGATAGCGGCGGGATGGGTGGCGGGACTCGTGGAGGCCACTGTCCGAAAACCCCAGGTCAGGGACTTTATCGACCTGAGGGAAGACATATCATCGATCCGCGGGTTCTGGCGGAACAAGATCACCCGCATCCTGCTCCTGGTGGCATTCGTGAACCTCGGCAGCTCCATCGGCACCTTCGTGGCGATCCCGCTGATGATGAGGTTCCTGAACCAGTAG
- a CDS encoding class I SAM-dependent RNA methyltransferase: MKQSLMAGDRVTVAIDSVAYGGQGVGRVDGLVCFVPFTVDGDEAEVEIVTVRKNHRIGVLRGLIRESPARVAPPCPYFGRCGGCHYQHIAADHQLAVKEQQVRETFERIGGLPDPPVRAVIPSPLTFHYRGKAEYHAEITGDGGVTLGFRDVTNTAAVDIDACAVVDDSINEACRRLRRRISTGETVAQPRMTLWSGYDFAQASFITRRVGEIEFCVPYEGFFQANLSLLDRLVELVVARCGPGRTNRIVDCYCGSGFFTLFLASRGSTVFGIERDGPSLACARRNLKDNGISGARFFRGRVETVLEERFRGRDDAVDTVILDPPRAGCAGAVLNTLVELGPDRIVYVSCNPATQARDIRRLIEGGFLLKELQPIDLFPQTAHIETIALLERCR, translated from the coding sequence ATGAAACAAAGCCTCATGGCGGGGGATCGGGTCACGGTGGCCATCGACAGTGTTGCTTACGGCGGGCAGGGCGTGGGTCGCGTCGATGGACTGGTGTGCTTCGTCCCCTTTACCGTTGATGGTGATGAGGCGGAGGTCGAGATCGTTACGGTAAGGAAGAACCACCGTATCGGCGTCCTCCGGGGGCTGATAAGGGAATCCCCCGCCAGGGTCGCGCCGCCCTGTCCCTATTTCGGTCGGTGCGGCGGGTGTCACTATCAGCATATCGCCGCCGATCATCAATTAGCCGTAAAAGAACAGCAGGTCCGTGAGACCTTTGAAAGGATCGGTGGTCTGCCCGACCCGCCGGTGCGGGCCGTCATACCTTCTCCGCTGACATTTCATTACCGGGGGAAGGCCGAATACCACGCAGAGATAACCGGTGACGGAGGCGTAACTCTTGGTTTCAGGGATGTGACGAACACCGCCGCCGTCGATATCGATGCCTGCGCCGTTGTCGATGATTCGATCAATGAAGCCTGCCGGAGACTGCGCCGCCGCATCAGCACTGGTGAGACGGTCGCTCAGCCGCGGATGACCCTCTGGTCCGGATATGATTTCGCGCAAGCCTCTTTTATAACCCGGCGGGTGGGGGAAATTGAGTTCTGCGTCCCCTACGAGGGATTTTTCCAGGCCAACCTTTCCCTGCTTGACCGGCTTGTGGAACTGGTGGTTGCCAGGTGCGGGCCGGGCAGGACCAATCGCATTGTTGACTGCTACTGCGGGTCGGGCTTCTTCACTCTTTTTCTCGCGTCCCGGGGGTCCACCGTCTTCGGCATAGAAAGGGATGGCCCCTCCCTCGCGTGTGCCCGTCGCAATCTGAAGGACAACGGCATCTCCGGCGCGCGATTCTTCCGGGGACGGGTGGAAACGGTCCTGGAAGAGCGCTTCCGGGGCAGGGACGATGCCGTTGATACGGTCATTCTTGACCCGCCACGGGCCGGCTGCGCCGGGGCCGTTCTCAATACCCTGGTGGAACTGGGACCGGATCGAATCGTCTATGTCTCGTGCAATCCCGCCACCCAGGCCCGGGATATCAGGCGGCTCATTGAAGGGGGGTTCCTGCTGAAGGAACTCCAGCCGATCGACCTGTTTCCCCAGACCGCCCACATCGAGACGATCGCCCTCCTTGAGCGGTGCCGATAG